Part of the Zingiber officinale cultivar Zhangliang chromosome 8A, Zo_v1.1, whole genome shotgun sequence genome, GTGATATTACTACCAATGGGAGATTCGCAAGCTAAATATAATGTATGGACAATTGAAGAGAGCAATGAATTGTTACAACTCATGGTTGAGGCTGCCACGCAAGGATGGCGGATAGAAGTGGAGtctttagcaaaaaaaaaaaaaccatagaAACAAAACAACTACCAGctctaaataaaaaaaacttgcaATTGAAAAGACTTTCACATAATATCAAAGTCATTTAAAGTAGCTCAAACAGAGGTACAACAACTATTATAAGTTTATGCGTCATAACTCTGGTTTTGAATGGGATCCTGAGACGAAGAAATTCACAGCTCCTAAAGAAATATGGAAGGATTATTTTAAGGTTAGtattttctatttaaaataataaattttacattttttattagaATTACAACTAGGTTTAACACTGGTTATTTTTCATTCTCTGCAGTCTCACCCGAAACATGAACATTATCGATCAGATACATTTGAGGATTATGAATATCTGAGAATTGTAGTTGGAAATGGAACTGCTATCGGAAAATACTGGGACTAGGATATGACACTAATACAAGAACATTAGTGGAAGGAAATCAAAGTACTACTTTATTAGATGATTACGTGTTCGATTACAATACTGGTGAATTCGTGCAAAGTCATAGACAAGAATCTTCATACGAGCCTTCATTTTTCAAGGAATCTGCTCCACCATTACCATCTCAACCCATAAGTTTGGAAGTTTCTCCAACCACTAGAAAACGAGATAGGACCGAGcttgaagaaaaattaagtaCATTCAAGAATACGAATACAAATGTTGTGTATAGAATCTCTGAAACTCTTGAGAAGGTAGCTTCAAAAATAGAATCAATAGGGAATGCAAGTGAAGGTTATTGGGATGCTATCAAGGAGGTCCCAAATTTGGATGATAGTACTCGATACAAAGTACTTGATTTGCTTAATACCCAATCAAAGAAGATTGATTTCTTGAAAATGATCATTGAAGAGTATTCAGGATGGATACACTATAAATTGAATGAATGAGGGAATTTTTTGAAGCATGAttagtaataatttttattatgctaaaattttatcattttttttgaaTTGTTTTCTGGTGATTGAACTAGTAATAATTTCTTGGTTcggattatttataaatttacaaGTTTCAAGTTGATTATCATTTATATCTTGTTTTGGTTATAAGTGGAATGATTTTCATAAATTATTAgaggtttttttaaaattttaatttcttgtttgaTATCAGGTGGTTCATTTAAATGTCAAGCATCAACATGCATGAAGTAGAAGAACAAATGGAAGAAGAGGTATTGGAAGAAGAATTAAATGAAATGCTTAGGTGTTTGTTGGTGGAATTTTATAGGATCCTATGTGCGTTGATTGAGTATATAGCTTATATGCGTAGTGAACTTGTCCATCGTCCCTTAAGTAGACGACCAATAACTTCTAAAGGATATGATATATGATTATATTCATAGAATATTAAAAGAGGATCCAACACACTTTAGAAGTTTATAGAATGCATCCTGGTGTATTTTTAAAATTGTGTAACATCCTTAGAGAAAAAACACCATTACAAGATACAAGATACATTTGTATTGAAGAAATGGTTGCCATGTTTTCGTTGTTGGTCACCATACTCGATACTCTTTGATTCATAAAACATTTGATCGATCACACTATAATACTAGCCAAAACTTCAACAACGTGTTGAAAGCATTAAATAGCATTGCAGTAGATATGATGGTCAAACTTAGATATGTACTGCCTGAGAGAATAAGGGAGAGTACAAGATTTTTTCCTTACTTTAAAGTAAGTAATGAaaatcttctattatttttattactactattgttattattattgttgttattattttGTTATTGTTACAGGATTGCATTGGAGCTATTGATGACAGTCATTTTCCAACAATGGTGCCTGGATATGATACTAATAGCTATCGTAATCGTCATAGAATGATTTCTCAAAATGTTTTCTCATGACTTAAATGTTTTGACAAATACTTTATCAAGAAATAACGGGCTTAAAGTTCCACAAGGtatatatattttgttctatatgttacttattttattattattattttttgtaatttttcaaaattacatATGTTATTTATATTTGATCTAGTTTTATAGGTAAATATTTTTTAGTGGATGGTAGATATCTGAATCGGTGTCAATTTTTTACTCTATTTCGAGGTGTGCGATATCATCTCCAGGAATTCACTGGCCAAGGTTGTCACCCAGAAAATGAAAAGGAGTTGTTCAATCTTCGTCATGCCTCCTTGAGGAACATCATTGAGAGGGTATTTGGAATATTTAAATCAcaatttaaaatattcaaaacagcTCCTCCATTTACATATAATACACAAGTCAAGCTTATTTTGGCTTGTGCCAAATTGCATAATTTTCTTTGCAAGGAGTGTCGTTCTAATGAATTTCTAGTTGAACCAGATAATGAAGCTTCATCATCCTTACCAAAACAAGTTCATGGTGTCGATTGCTTTGATCAATTATCTGATACTCAAGAACAAGAACGAGCAAATGTCAATGCATGAAGAGATACAATAGCGAATTGAATGTGGAGCAATGTTTATCATATTGGCAATAAcgaaacttagaatttttttttctcataaatccataaattttcatgaaaaaatttataaatgtcggtaaaaaacttgtaaaaaaatttatagaaCTCTATAAAATTCTTTTCACAACTACATGAAATTTAATAAAGTCAATAAAAATCAATCGACTTTAAaaaatctatcattaaaaaaacttaataaaaattattcaaTCTCTTAATTAAATATATTCTCTTTAAACAAATCGAATGATGCATCTATACAGATAATCTTTCATTTTAATCGTCAACTTATCATTACCCTTGATTGTCCTATTGTCTTATCTGTCATCCAAGTAGCAGTGGTCCCCGTATCAATTTATCGGGATACTCACTTATTTGAGGACATTTTAAGAGAATGTGGTCGAGTTAATTTTGGCATTTGAGTGTACAAATCGTCAGATCCTAGGACCATCTCGGTCCTACACCACTATTCAGGAAAGCTGAAGTGTTGAATTTTCATGCCAACTCTGGCAGGAGTATGGTTTAATCAACTAAAGTCGAGGCCTATCCACTATTCTTCACTGTTCGACACGTTATTCTTGCAGAGATCCTCATgatcaacaatttttttttccaacGATTGTTAGACGGTGACTTTTTTTTCAGTCTTTATCCAAGGATTATTGAatgttaaaattaagttaatttattataATAGTTATGGTCGAAATGTTTTACTTTATCCGGCTGGAAAAGATAATAATCAGGCGATTATTTAAAGCGCCTTGTCTTCTCAACTTTCCCACTGCACTGCTCTGGTCTttcttaaaaaaaacaaagaagaagcATGAACAGCGTGCAGGAGCACACTCCCATCGACACAAACAGATGGTCTCTCTCCGGGACAACTGCTCTGGTCACCGGAGGCTCCAAGGGAATCGGGTAGTTACATTCCTCGATCGAATACTACTCCATCTCTTTCCATCTATATATTTCTACTCATCCATCAAGCTTAATTTAGGTATGCGATCGTCGAGGAGCTCGCCAGACTTGGATCGGCAGTGCACACTTGCGCCCGCAACCAAGCAGATCTGGAGAAGTGCCTGCAACAATGGCGCGATTCCAATCTCAAAGTCACCGGATCTGTCTGCGACGTTTCCTCCCCGAGCGAGCGAGAGAAGCTCATGGCGACGGTGAAGTCCCAATTCGACGGGAAGCTCAACATTTTGGTATTAATTcctcctttttattttccttcctTTCTAAACCCCCCTAAGCCAAATCTTCTACGTTTGCAGGTTAACAATGCAGGGACAGCGATCCTCAAACCGGCGATGGAGCAAACCCTGGAGGATTTCAAGTTCTTAATCAGCACAAACCTTGAATCGGCGTTCCACTTGAGCCAACTTGCTTACCCTCTCCTTAGGGATTGTGGAGGCGGCAGTATTGTGTTCATCACCTCCATCGCTGGCAATATTGCCCTGGAGGATTTGTCTGTGTACGCATCGACCAAAGGTACTTCTTTCATATTGCTGATTGAATTTGCTGGAATCATTTGGAAGTATGAACTATTTGCTTCGAACTgtttcttctctctctcttttttttttttccatttgatTAGGAGCAATGAATCAACTGGCTAGAAATCTTGCTTGTGAATGGGCCAAAGATAACATTAGAACAAACAGTGTCGCTCCAGGGTTCATAAGAACACCACTCATTGACCCTGTAAGTGAACACCGCTTCTTGTTATCTAGAAGAGAGATTTGATTTTGGCTGATGAATATGAATTTGTTTATTGTGGCAGTTTGTGCAAGATGAGGAATTTGTGGCGAGGGAGAATCATCGCGTGCCTCTCGGGCGTTTGGGGGAGCCGGAGGATGTGTCCGGCGTCGTGGCTTCCCTTTGCCTCCCTCCGTCTAGCTACGTGAATGGTCAGGTCATCGTCGTCGATGGAGGTCGAATTGTGAACGGAAATCACTAAGTAGCTATGGAGATATCTTTGGATAAGGTGGGTGGGTGCTTGGAATTATGTTCTAATGAAGATCTCGAATAAGATGGTGTTGAACTCTTCATTTAAGTTGTTGTACGGAGAATTTTATCACTATAATCTCTATGgcaataatttaatataaaaattggtGTTTCAAATGTTATGAAgccgttttttttttcaatttttgatgATGCATATCAATGATATACCAAGAGATTATAAGGAAAGTCATCCAAAATAAAGTTCACTTTTGTACTAGACCCTGCGCACCTCTTTTCACTGCACACTAATTTCTCCagctaccgtgatttacctccctcgtgaagaCCTTGGGCGTAGTACGGCGgggacgctgggggcgagcgatatCGCTTTTTGCCACTCTTGTACTAGACCCAATCCTCAAATACTCTTGTACTAGACCCCAACTATATGAGCCAAGTTATTAATGGTGAAGATTTTTTATAAAATGCAATAGATTTTTAAACTCTGGTCAAATAATTTGTTATCACTACCTAACGAAGTAGTATGGTAGAATTGAATTTATGAATGCCATTTGGACTCTtgtcaaataatattttttttggattattattatcattattcaAAAAAACTAGTAACATGGTGAAAAAGTAATATCGTAGGATTAATGATCATTTGAATTTGAACTCTGGTCGAATAATGTTTTCTCGGATTATTATCATTAATTAACAAAATAGTGATATGATAAAGAAATAATATGATAAGATTGATGAATTTCACTATTGCTGAATAATATGCTTCTGAATCCTATCCGAGGTGAAAGTAATTGGTTAGGAACGTGGCTCTATTATTGATTAAATGAAGATTATGTGTTATTCTATAATATAAAGAGTATTAATGTCATGTCAAGAAAAGGGTCTCAGCATTGAGTACATAATTCGGGagaagaaaataatgaaagaaaCTGTAGCAATGAATATGTGAAAAAATAGAGCGTTGTCATATATCATCACATGTAGATGAAGACTCTTTTTTATAATGTAACTGTTGTATTTATGCACATATCTCAAAATATTTACATTTTTTTCAAATCGCTTCTAAAAAAAGACAGACCATAAAAATGACTCTGACATCTTTCTTTAAATAGATCCAcaaatccttgtgatttgataTAATAGAAACTTCGAAGGCGCGATTTGTCTGTAGGATATTCTCTGTCGCGTGACATAAATTTCTAAAAGAGAGTAGGAAACTGTTGAGTCTTGGGGCCCGGCCCACACTGGGCCAACCGACCGTTACTCAAGAACGTTACCCGCTGGGGCTCATGCATGGAATGTGCTGAGCGTCTCGGTCTTTCTGCTTGAATGTCATATGCCCGATCGTGCTGTAAGTCTAATCGATCGATCGGAAGATTCAATCAACTGGATTTTCCCTGCTTATTGCCCCTACCGTCTTGAGGCCCGATCAACCACCCAAGGTTCGAACGTGCCATCCCAAGATCCACAGGTCACTCGAGGGTCGATCGTCTCTATAACCTGTTCGGGTATGCCCTTAACTTGATTAGTGACTCTGAAAATTGACCGTTCCTTAATTTTGACTATCTTATCAGTCATTTTTTTCTATCTTGACCTATCTTTTAGTGGAGTTCATCTTTATCATTGTATCACTTCTATATTATTATTCTTATGATCAGATTTTTGAGATGGATATAGATAGATAGAAAGTTGATGACTCTATCCTCGCAATGAGGTGTTTTACCAccattcaaattaattttaaaatctattaaaataAATACTCTTACGGATTGCGCTATGCTACAACGGTAAAACTTTATCTTTGCATTGAAATTTGATTCATGTGGCATTTAGTGTTTTGTCTGTCTTGGAGATATGCCACATGTCTGCGTCAATCGAACTACAACAAGTAGCGTGTGGCAATGAGTGCTGAGTCATAACTTTCGCAAATGCAAGGAAGAAAAGGAGAGATGATTAGAAGTGTAAAAACAGGAGGATTCTTTTTTTTAGCATCATTCTTCTTTAGAGATGCATTCGTGTCGTCAAATGATTGGGGTGGATTAAGAAATTCatcaacagagtttggaagtaCTTGTAGCTATCAGAAGATGCGCTCAACACGACGCAAGTGGGACAAACCTACTCTTAAATAATGTAGCAAATAGAAAGATATACAAAATagtaaaatataaaaattcaaaaatagataataataataataataaattaaaatagacttctttagaaattttaaaagtatttataagaaataaattatgaatatataaaaaataaattttctaattagataaatatgtacatgactttcatcaaaaaaatattcatccaaatttatttatttttagtttactaaaataaattaataccCTATTTATATGGGAGGATgaatttaaaaattgattaaaaaaaaatatgtacaACAAATTTTGGACTGTTTATTTCAGATGAATTATTTATCCCTgttcttttatttattataaaataataaaccaATACATTTACGAATACATCaatttttaactattttttatccataaacaacttttctttctctttatGTCTCTGTACTCAACCACGAGAGCCACGGGCACTCTGACTGAGCGACATTGCGTAGCCAACCTAATACGATCCTACGCGGGATAGCACCATCTCGCACGGCCCCACGTGGGCCGCAATACCTCGTGTAGCCCTGTAGAGGTGGCAATGCGTGGCTTCTTGCCTCACGTGGCCTTGCGTGAGGCAATGTCGCCTTGCGCGGTCACGAGCAACAAACGGCCATCAGTCGTGACCGACCCTACATGGCCACACCATGCAGCCACTAGTCGCCATGCTCGGTTACGAATCGTAGGGCAGCCCTACATGACTAACCCATGCAACCGCGAGTTGCGGACAACCTCACATGCAAGCATAGCCGCCCAACACAACTACGAGCGATCTTGATCGTAGGCACAATCAACTTTGTACACAACTAGTGTAGTCAAATAAACACTTATGGAGGGACAGACCGACCCATCAAGCAACTATCATAATACGGGGTGGACCGATTCATCATCCCAACAGATTTGAAAATTTCTAACCGAACCCAAGGCAAATTACAAATTAAGCAGGTCCACCCATATAGGTTGAAAATCTTAagtatttagttttaaattttataagattttttttaaggcGCGGACCAACTCAATCCCATCACGAGCTGACCCATACAAGTCGCAGACCCAAGTGAGTCAGCCCATCTAGACCAATCTTAAAATGGattgataaatttttaatttaacctatttaaattatttaataagacAGATCAACCTGACTTTACACCTCCATCGATAACTTCATTgacttatttttttctttccatcCTAGGTTTGTTTCACTTTCCTATTATAAATACTTAAAAAATCTACTAGCACTATTTGTATGTTCCATGTTTACGTTGTTATATAACTTCCCTGACAGCCGatggaaaattttcatcaaattGAACCAGACACGCCAAGTTCGACATTacctgatttatcatttttttttacaaaactaCAAATGTTACAATAAGCtcaaccctaaactctaaatcaCATCCATgtatattataacaactataaaatcataTCTGCTACAACACACTTGACCCTAAATCACATCCAACCAATTTAGGGTAAAAATCAAAATCCAATCGCTCGGTCTTTGTTAGAACAGAGAGGTCGA contains:
- the LOC122008381 gene encoding noroxomaritidine/norcraugsodine reductase-like, which translates into the protein MNSVQEHTPIDTNRWSLSGTTALVTGGSKGIGYAIVEELARLGSAVHTCARNQADLEKCLQQWRDSNLKVTGSVCDVSSPSEREKLMATVKSQFDGKLNILVNNAGTAILKPAMEQTLEDFKFLISTNLESAFHLSQLAYPLLRDCGGGSIVFITSIAGNIALEDLSVYASTKGAMNQLARNLACEWAKDNIRTNSVAPGFIRTPLIDPFVQDEEFVARENHRVPLGRLGEPEDVSGVVASLCLPPSSYVNGQVIVVDGGRIVNGNH